A segment of the Devriesea agamarum genome:
GCAGGAGTTCGACGAGGATGCCCCGGTTATCCGCGTGTCGGCTCTGAAGGCTCTCGAGGGCGACCCGGAGTGGGTCAAGTCCGTCGAGGACCTCATGGCTGCTGTCGACGAGTCCATCCCGGATCCGGTTCGCGACATGGACAAGCCGTTCCTCATGCCCATCGAGGACGTCTTCACCATCACCGGTCGTGGCACCGTTGTCACCGGTAAGGTCGAGCGTGGAAAGCTGCCGATCAACTCCGAGGTCGAGATCGTGGGTATCCGCGAGCCGCAGAAGACCACGGTCACCGGTATTGAAATGTTCCACAAGCAGATGGACGAGGCGTGGGCCGGCGAGAACTGTGGTCTGCTCCTGCGTGGCACCAAGCGTGAGGACGTCGAGCGCGGCCAGGTTGTCGTGAAGCCGGGTTCGATCACCCCGCACACCAACTTCGAGGCTCAGGTCTACATCCTGTCCAAGGACGAGGGCGGCCGTCACAACCCGTTCTACTCGAACTACCGTCCGCAGTTCTACTTCCGTACCACCGACGTTACCGGCGTCATCACGCTGCCTGAGGGCACCGAGATGGTTATGCCCGGCGACTCCACGGAGATGTCGGTTGAGCTGATCCAGCCGATCGCTATGGAAGAGGGCCTCGGCTTCGCTATCCGTGAGGGTGGCCGCACCGTTGGCTCCGGCCGCGTCACCAAGGTCACCAAGTGATTAACCGCCTCTAAGGCGCTCTGATCTTGGAGCACCAAGGGCCCGATCCTTCAGGGGATCGGGCCCTTGTTTATATGTATGAGGTTTGAGATAGGCGGTAGGCGGTGCAGTTGGGTGTGGTTTCGGTTGGGTGTGGTGCTGGCCCATAGCCACAACCACAGCCACAGCCACAGCCGTAGCCACAGTCGAGGCTATGGGCCAGTTGGTTAGGTCGTTCCTAGATCCGTTAGTTGGAGCGTGGGGTGCTGGGTCCGCCGGGCTGCTGGTTCGGTGTATCGGGTCCTGTGTTTTCATTGGCACCATTCACGTTATCGACACCATTGGCACCGGCGGGTTTATGGGATTCATTCAACCTGTTGGGGTGAGTGGAACCATCGGTGGGCGCGGGCATCCCGTATTGGGGGCGGGGCCGGGCAGGCGGTTCGGTGCCAGTTTGCTGCTGGTCGTGGGCTGGTGCGGGAATGCCATAGGTCGGACGGTTGGGGTTCTGGGTAGGTGCGGTATGTGCGGCCTGTGGCGGGTGCCCGGTGGCTGAGGGGTAGTGCGGTGTCCGGGTGTGCTGCGGCTGGGCGGCCGGGGGATAGTGGCTGGGATGGGTCGGTGCATAGTGTTGGGCCGGGCCGGTACTCCCGACGTTGTGCAGGAGGTTTCGGGCTTGGTCGAGGTAACGGTGCTCGACCATGAGTTCGTACTGCATGGGGATCGTCGCGGTCATGGAGGTGAAGTCACGTTTGCCACCGAGGGATGCGTTTCCGATGGCAGCCCAGATCGCTCCAAAGACCAGCCCCATGAGGATCACTGAAATCACCGCGTAAAACGGGGTGCGGGAGATCAGCATGAACATGGCGCCGACGAATAAGCCGAGCCAGGCCCCCGATAGCGCGCCGCTGAGCAGGACTCGCCCCCAGGTGCGGCGTCCGGTCACTCGTTCGATGAGTTTGAGGTCGGTGCCGACGATCATCGTGTTTTGGACCGGGAAATTGTGGTCAGCGAGGGTGTCCACCACGGCCTGGACTTCTTCGTAGGTGCTGTACACCCCGAGTGAGCGGGGGTATTCCAGCCGGTACAGGCGGGCGGTGAGGGGGGAGGAGGCTGGCGTTGTCATGTGATGACACTAGGGGTGGGCAAGGAAAATCGACTGGAAATTAGCTGTGTGTCGGCTGAGAAATTTGCCAAGGTGGCGAGCTGGGAAGGGTGTCTATCTGGGATGGGTTGAGATCGCACCGCCGAGTCAGCGGTCAGATTCGGGTTAGACGCGCCCGGATGGCCACGTTCAGAGTGTTTAAATCAGCGCGTTCACAGCGTTCGGCACACATCTTGTGATCGGACACACCAGAAGTTCATCTTGTTGCTCGCGGATCCCTCTGGCAAACTAATGGAGTTGTCTGCGCGAGTCGTCATGCCCGGTTCCGTTCCGGCGGCGAAGAGCTTTGAAGGTCACACGAGCTTCAAGATCTCACCGTCTGCGAATGATCACCGGAAGAAGGCTCGGCCCGAGGATGCGAACGATGTGAAACTGCATCGAATGCGCATCGCTTGAGGGTAACGCAGTCAGTAAGGGATCCGTCCGGAGCGGCGGGTGTGCTTCGGCGCGCCCGTGGCGCGCTCTACTAGGGCGACACACCCGACCGCGGGTGCCGGTGGATCCCCTGGAAATGTCAGCAGCGGTTTCAAGAGAGAGAGTCGAACCCCATGGCGGGACAGAAAATCCGCATCCGGCTCAAGTCGTACGACCACGAGGTGATCGACAGCTCGGCGCGCAAAATCGTCGACACTGTCACCCGCGCTGGTGCAACGGTTGTGGGCCCGGTGCCGCTGCCGACCGAGAAGAACGTGTTCTGCGTCATCCGGTCGCCCCACAAGTACAAGGACTCCCGTGAGCACTTCGAGATGCGCACGCACAAGCGTCTCATCGACATCGTCGACCCCACTCCCAAGGCTGTGGATTCGCTGATGCGCCTCGATCTGCCGGCGGACGTCAACATCGAGATCAAGCTCTGAGGTATCGGAACATGAGCAACGAACTGACAGGGCAGCGTGCGCGTGTCATCACCGGTGTGCTCGGGACCAAGGTCGGCATGACCCAGGTCTGGGACGAGAACGGCAAGCTCGTGCCGGTCACCGTCGTCCAAGCCGGCCCGTGTGTCGTCACCCAGGTGCGCACCGCCGAGACCGACGGCTACGACTCGGTCCAGATCGCCTACGGGCAGATCGACCCCCGCAAGGTCACCAAGCCGCTGCGCGGACACTTCGAGAAGGCTGGGGTTACCCCGCGCCGTCACCTCGTGGAGCTGCGCACCATCAACGCCGCCGACTACCAGCTTGGCCAGGAGATCACCGCTGAGGTGTTCGAGGCCGGTCAGAAAGTCGACGTCGTGGGCACCACCAAAGGTAAGGGCACCGCGGGCGTCATGAAGCGCCACGGGTTCTCCGGTGTGGGCGCGTCACACGGCGCGCACCGTAACCACCGCAAGCCCGGTTCCATCGGCGGCGCCTCCACCCCCGGACGCGTGTTCAAGGGCCTGCGTATGGCCGGCCGCATGGGCAACGTCCGCGCCAGTGTCCAGAACCTGACCGTGCACGCGGTCGACGCCGACAAGGGCCTCGTGCTCGTTAAGGGTGCCGTTCCCGGCCCCAAGGGCGGCATCGTGCTCGTCCGGTCGGCCGTCAAGAGCCCCGCGAAGGAGGCCTGAGTTAGATGGCAGCCAACCTGACCGTCGACGTCCTCGACCCAGCGGGCAAGAAGTCCGGCACCGCCGAGCTGCCCGCGTCGATCTTCGACGTCCAGACCAACGTTCCCCTGATTCACCAGGTGGTCGTGGCCCAGCTCGCTGCGGCTCGCCAGGGAACACATAAGACCAAGACCCGTGGCGAAGTTCGCGGCGGCGGCAAGAAGCCGTACAAGCAGAAGGGCACCGGTCGCGCTCGTCAGGGCTCGACCCGCGCACCTCAGTTCGCCGGTGGTGGCATCGTGCATGGCCCAGTGCCGCGCGACTACAGCCAGCGCACCCCGAAGAAGATGAAGGCAGCCGCCCTGCGCGGAGCCCTCTCTGACCGGGCTCGCAACGGCCGCATCCACGTCATTACCGCGCTGCTCGAAGGTGAAAAGCCGTCGACTCGCTCCGTGGTGAAGACCCTCTCCGCGGTGTCCGAACGGCCGCATCGCCTCGTGGTGATCCGCCGCGACGACGACCTCGGCGCTCTGTCGGCCCGCAACCTCGCCGACGTGCACGTTCTCTACGCCGATCAGCTGAACACCTACGACGTCATGCTCAGCGACGACGTCGTGTTCACCTCGGGTGCGCTTGAGGATTTTGTTGCCAGTGCGACGCTCGCCGCCCCGAAGACCGCGGTTGCCGCGGGTGAGGAGGAGTCGAAGTGACGACCCTGAACAAGGACCCGCGCGACATCCTGCTCGCGCCGGTTGTGTCCGAAAAGAGCTACGGCCTGATGGACGAGGGCAAGTACACCTTCCTGGTGGACCCGCGCGCCAACAAGACCGAAATCAAAGTGGCCATTGAGAAGATCTTCGACGTGAAGGTCGCCTCCGTGAACACCATGAACCGGCAGGGCAAAACCCGTCGGACCCGTTTCGGCATGGGCAAGCGCAAGGACACCAAGCGCGCCATCGTGACCCTGGCCGAAGGCACCATCGACATCTTCGGGGGTTCGGTCGCCTGAGGCGGCCGATCCGCGAAGCACTAGAGAGCACGAGGAAAACCCACCATGGGAATTCGCAAGTACAAGCCGACTACGCCGGGCCGTCGCGGCTCGAGCGTGAGCGACTTCGTCGAGATCACGCGCTCCGAGCCGGAGAAGTCGCTGGTCCGTCCGCTGCACAAGACCGGTGGCCGCAACGCCAACGGCCGGATCACCTCCCGTCATCGGGGTGGCGGTCACAAGCGGGCCTACCGGCTCATCGACTTCCGCCGTCACGACAAGGACGGTTTGAAGGCCAAGGTCGCGCATATTGAATACGACCCCAACCGCACCGCACGCATCGCGCTGCTGCACTACGAGGACGGCGATAAGCGCTACATCCTCGCACCGGCCAAGCTGCGTCAGGGCGACTGGATCGAAAACGGTCCGGGCGCGGACATCAAGCCCGGCAACAACCTGCCGCTGCGCAACATTCCGCTCGGTACCGTGATTCACGCCATCGAACTGCGGCCCGGCGGCGGAGCCAAGATCGCTCGCTCCGCAGGCGCCTCGGTCCAGCTGGTCGCTAAGGACGGGCCGTACGCGCAGCTGCGCATGCCCTCCGGTGAGGTCCGTAACGTCGACGCGCGCTGCCGCGCCACCGTCGGCGAGGTTGGCAACGCAGAGCAGTCCAACATCAACTGGGGCAAAGCCGGGCGCATGCGCTGGAAGGGCAAGCGTCCGCACGTCCGCGGTGTCGTGATGAACCCGGTCGACCACCCGCACGGTGGTGGCGAGGGTCGCACCTCCGGCGGCCGTCACCCGGTGTCGCCCTGGGGCAAGCCCGAGGGTCGTACCCGGCGCCCCAACAAGGAAAGCGACAAGCTCATCGTGCGTCGTCGGCGCACCGGCAAGAAGCGCTGATAGGGAGACACAACGATGCCACGTAGCCTCAGCAAAGGCCCCTTCGTCGACGATCACCTGCAAAAGAAGGTGGACGCTCAGAACGAAAAGGGCACCAAGAACCTCATCAAGACGTGGTCGCGTCGTTCGGTTATTACCCCGGACTTCCTCGGCCACACCTTCGCAGTGCACGACGGCCGCAAGCACGTCACGGTGTTCGTCACCGAGTCGATGGTCGGCCATAAGCTCGGCGAGTTCGCGCCCACGCGGACTTTCAAGGGCCACGTTAAGGACGACAAGAAGGGCCGCCGCCGCTGACCCCCGGGTCAGTAGCAGCGCTCTTCTTCACGCGAGAAGAAAGCAGGACAGCAATGGAAGCCAAGGCGCAGGTGCGGTACCTCCGCACGTCGCCCATGAAGGCCCGGCGCGTCGTGGACCTGATCCGTGGCAAGCAGACGAGCGAAGCTCTGGACGTTCTGCGGTTCGCACCGCAGGCCGCCAGCGAGCCCGTTCTGAAGCTGGTCGAGTCTGCAATCGCCAACGCCCGGGTGAAGGCCGACCAGGCCGGTGAACGCTTCGATGAGCGCGAGCTCGTCGTCGCGCAGGCCTACGTCGACGAAGGACCGACCATGAAGCGCATCCGGCCGCGCGCTCAGGGTCGTGCGGACCAGATTAAGAAGCGCACCAGCCACATCACGGTGGTGGTCGCCCCCGCGAAGAAGAAGGAGACCCGCTAGTGGGCCAGAAGGTCAATCCGAACGGGTTCCGCCTAGGGATCACCACGGAGCACACCAGCCGGTGGTTCGCCGACTCCACCAAGGAGGGCCAGCGGTACCGCGATTACGTGAAAGAAGACGTCGCGATCCGCAAGCTCATGTCCGAGGGCCTGGAGCGCGCGGGCATCTCCAAGGTTGAGATCGAACGCACCCGCGATCGTGTTCGAGTCGACTTGCACACCGCCCGCCCGGGCATCGTCATCGGCCGCCGCGGCGCCGAAGCCGAGCGCCTGCGCGGTGCGCTGGAAAAGCTGACCGGCAAGCAGATTCAGCTGAACATCCTCGAGGTGAAGAACCCCGAAGCTGATGCACAGCTGGTCGCCCAGGGTATTGCCGAGCAGCTGGCGAGCCGTGTGTCCTTCCGTCGCGCTATGCGCAAGGGCATTCAGTCCGCGCAGCGCGCCGGAGCTAAGGGCATCCGGGTGGCCGTGTCCGGTCGCCTCGGCGGCGCCGAAATGAGCCGTAGCGAGTTCTACCGCGAAGGGCGCGTGCCGCTGCACACCCTCCGCGCGAACATCGACTATGGCTTCTACGAGGCCCGCACCGCCTTCGGCCGTATCGGCGTGAAGGTCTGGATCTACAAGGGCGACGTCACCGCCAAGGAGCTCGCGGCCCAGGCTGCGGCACAGGCCCCCCGGTCTGGCCGTGGACCTCGCGCCGAGCGCCCCCGCGGACGTCGCAACGAGCGCAACGCCGCCGCACGTCGGGAGCAGAGCCAGCAGGCCCCTGCCGCCGCCAGTGCAGAGCCGGCTGCTGCGCCCGCTGAGAACGGAACGGAGGCCTGAGGGACATGCTGATCCCGCGCAGGACCAAACACCGCAAGCAGCACCATCCCGGTCGCAGCGGTATGTCCAAGGGCGGCACCGAGCTCGCGTTCGGTGAGTACGGCATTCAGGCGCTTGCGCCCGCCTACGTCACCAACCGCCAGATCGAGTCGGCCCGTATCGCCATGACCCGCTACATGAAGCGTGGCGGCAAGGTGTTCATCAATATTTACCCCGACCGTCCGCTGACCAAGAAGCCTGCCGAAGTCCGTATGGGTTCCGGTAAGGGTTCTGTGGAGTGGTGGATTGCGAACGTGAAGCCCGGACGGGTCATGTTCGAGGTCGCCGGTGTCCCGGAGGAGGTCGCGCGCGAGGCGCTGCGCCTGGCCGTGCACAAGCTCCCGATGAAGTGCCGCATTCTCTCTCGTGAGGGGGACGACATCTGATGGCAGCGACGAAACTCACCGCGACCGAACTGGACGCGATGGACGACCAGAAGCTGGCCGCCGAGCTAGCCAAGGCTAAGGACGAGCTGTTCAAGCTCCGTTTCCAGTCAGCCACGGGGCAGCTTGAGAGCCACGCCCGTCTGCGCTCGGTGAAGAAGGACATCGCGCGGATCTACACGATTCTGCGCGAACGCGAGCTGGGGATCCGCCAGGCTCCCGACGCCGCCGAGTGAAAGCGAAGCGAGGAGACATGAGCGAGAACCAGAATCAGGCCCCGGCCGTTGAGGCCGAGGGTGTTGAGCGCCCCTACCGTAAAGTGCAGCGCGGCTACGTCGTCTCGGACAAGATGGATAAGACCATCGTGGTCGAGGTCGAAGAGCGCGTGAAGCACTCTCTTTACGGCAAGGTTATGCGCAAGACCAAGAAGTTTAAGGCCCACGATGAGGAGAACACCGCCGGTATCGGCGACCGCGTCCTCATTATGGAGACTCGGCCGCTGTCGGCCACCAAGCGGTGGCGTCTGGTCGAGATCCTCGAAAAGGCCAAGTGATCTGAGCGGTTAGCGCTGCGGCGCTATCTGTTTCACCCCGGTGGGCCGGTTCTCTACGGAGGACCGGCCCACCGGGGTTTTGCGGTGGCCTATGTTTAATTGGTGTTATTTGGGAATTCAAGCTAAATATACTTTTAACGCTAGGACTGTCTCGAATAGGATTCGAGCATCTTTTAGGTATCTAAATGCCTCGAGTATCGCATCCCAGAAATTATTCTATTTAGTGGTCTAGGTTTTATGTCATTTTGTTCCGTCACGGTAGGGTTAGTTAACTCGACCGTGGGAATGCTTTAAGACTGTCTGGCGCATTGCATTTGTGTAGGTTTTTAGAGTCAAAATCCCCGCGATGCATATGTCGATTGTAACGTTACGCACGAGTATCGAACATTTCCTGGTTTGCGCTAAAATATATATACTTTTATTCGGGGCGGACTCTAAGTGGCGGGGCTATACATTTAGCTGTATCACTGATCCTGGTCCGGCGGCGAAGGCGAAAACCAGACTCTTTGGCTGTGTTGTAGGTGTCAAGAGGTAAGAGTGGATGATGTTGTGACTTTCACGCTCGGTTTGCAACCCACAAAGTCTCTTTTTATGTGTTCAGTTAGCCAGCCCCGAAGGTGACGTTATTCCTTTAGAAGATATTACCATGAATATCTAATGTCGCTGGCGAAACTGCATGGTACGTCTTGATGCAGTGAGTACCGTTGTTCAATATTTGCGTATATCATCTTCGTTGAACCACGCGCTAAAATCTCAGCAATCGATGGTTGTTTGCTAAAAGTCCGATAACATAGCTCGGATTGCACTGTTTATAGCGTATTACGTCGGCGAAACGGAACAGCTATGTGACGTCTTGTGGACCATGCATGTCAAAAGCGCCGCTGTGGTGGAGCGCCTCGGCGGAACCAGTACACATGCGAATGTAGTGCAATAATCCTGTTGCTGAACTCAGATTTAACCATGTATAAGGAGTTTTCGTGGAGCTGTTTTTAAGTATATGTGGAGAAGTTGATCGGTCGATATTGAATCTATTAACTTGATAATAGGCATTAGAACTACGGTATGCACTGGATGTGCCTAAGACGCCTACGGGTAAGGCTTCTATTTGAAGGCGCTGAAGATAAATAGCTGTATTGATTTCCGGGTCACTATGCTTGTCCCCGAAGTCGTCATTGGCCAATGATGATGTTCTCCCCCGACGACTTGTGTGGCAAGTTGCCTGGATCTAACATCTAGGTTTAGATGAGGGGCATTAAAATCTAAGGGTATCGAGTCTGATTAGCCTGATGTGCCGGTGACCGTGTGTGTAGGATTTGTGCGGTGTGCGGGCAGTTGTGTATAATCAATTTCGACTACGAAGTCAAGCGGGAGTCCGCTAGCGGCATCCACGCTCAGGCGGCAAGTGTCTGCCCGCGAGGTTTTCCTGCATCTGGGCAGGTCGAATGGTCAAACCTGGCCATTTGGTTAGTCCGCGATGGAGAGATGACATCCTGGGAGAGGGTGTCACGAAAGGTTGATCTTGGAGAATCTATACATTGTGGTATCGGCCTGAGCGAGTTAGCGGTCGGGTGCTCTGGAAACTCTGATCCCAAGCTAAGGAACAGTAATGGTTGTAGCTATCAGTTGTCGGAATCTGTTAAAAAGGTATAAAACCGGCACTACTGCACTAGATGGCGTCACTCTAGAGGTGGAGCAGGGTCATATTCATGGTCTTGTGGGGCGTAATGGTGCAGGTAAAACCACGTTGATGAAGTGTCTGGTTAACCTTGTGAAGCCTACCTCTGGGGACATCACTGTTCTGGGGCAGGATGTGCGTGTGGCGGGTTCCAGTCGGGCGGTCGGTGCGCTTATTGAATCGCCGGCATTTTACCCTCACCTAAGTGCGCGGCGTAATCTAGAGTTATTTGCGAACTACTTTGGTGTGCCCAAATCTGAGGTGGATAGGGTACTCCAGATCGTTGGATTGACGCAGCGAGCGAAAGGGAAAGCGACGAAATACTCGCTGGGAATGAAGCAGCGCTTAGGCGTGGCTATTGCGATGTTGGGGAATCCCCCATTGCTCATCCTGGATGAACCGGTCAATGGGCTTGATCCACAAGCTATTGCTGACATGCGTGACGCACTCCGCCTGTTGCGTGACCAAGGGATAACGGTACTTCTGTCTAGCCACCTTTTAGGTGAGGTTGACCAGCTATGCGATCGTGTAAGCATCTTGGAGGCTGGAAAGCTTATTGCTGAAGGCACTCCGAGCGAGTTGCGTAATCGGTTTAATCAAAATGCGCCCGTTCAAGTAAATGTTGATGATGTGTCGCGAGCCACTGATATTGTTCGGCCATTGGTTCAAAGTGTTGAACGCGCTGGTGAGCATGCGCTAATTATGTATCTGGGTTCCCAAAAATCCGCCCCCGACGTAATAAAAGCGCTAGTGGAAGGCGGTATAGAAGTAGGTGGCTTCGAGCGTCAAGATTCGCTAGAAGCTGCATACCTGGCCATTACCAGAGAGGAAGCCTGACATGAACGCTGTGCACGGCTCGAGCCCATCCATGTCGCCAGAACTTGGTAGGGTTATTTTTACGGACCTCAAGGCGACGTTCTCCCGCCCAGCGGTATGGGTATGTATTGCTGTTTGGTTTATCCAAATTGGAATTTTCGCTTATTTAATCCAATTTATTGGATATCAATCGCTGAAGAGTGCTGGAGACCCGCAGTCACTTGTATATGCGAAAATCATGCGGAGTCAGATTACTGTGTCGGGGTCTGGCAATCAGGTTCTGGTTTCTGTCCCGCTTTTCGGATTGCCTGTTGCGGTCGTCGTGGGAGCAGTTCTTGCTGCTGCTGACCACAAAGCCCGATCGTTGGGTCTCATTGTAGGGCGTCTTCGGCGAAGGTCTACGCTGACTCTGGCAAGGTGTATCTCAATCTTGATAGTTACGGGTGTCATGGCGCTCTCCACGGTGTTCCTTGCCTTGGCAGCAGCATCAATCGTCGGTGTTGTACTTGGTGACTCTGATAGCTTTGATCCAAGTAGATTTTTTGCTGCCGCTGGTGCAACGTGGTTGGCATTATTTGCCTACGCGAGTTTCGGAGCTGCGTTGTCATATATCTTTAAAGGTGCTATGACCGGGATGCTCACCGCTATGGGCTGGATGCTGGGTGTCGAAATGCTGATAATTGGGACTCTGGCAAAATTTGTCGGGTTTTTCGCGTATATTCAGCATGGCTTACTTTCAACGAGTGTTGGGTCTCTTTCGAGTGCCCTTGCTGATGGAAATTTCCCAGCGGAAAATACCCCGGGTGTTAACGCTGTAAATAGTGGAGTTATGGCTCTTCTCGTAATCTGTATCTGGATCATCGTTTCTATCGCGATCTCTATTGTGGTTCAGAATCGACGGGACATTACCTGAGTAGATTCATATCAGTGCTTGTTGAGTATTGCAGGCTAAATTTGCGGTTTAATTAATTGTAGGTCGGTCTGCCTGTTTGGGTAGGCCGACCCTCTGCTGACATGGGCGTCATAATTTAACCATACAGTCGTAACCGGCTAGTGAACTCGGCATGCTGCCGTGTGATATGTTCGATGTCTACAGTGCTGTCCGAGATGGCGTTGCAGTGTCGTGTATAGAATGATACGAAAGAGTTCATTGGGATTCCAACTATAGTATTGTATCGCCTTGTCGACTTTCGGGGAGGGGGTATGGTAAATTTGTGTAAATACTATTCCTGCTATCTAGTTAACAGATGTTGCAGCTCTTCAATTTTTATGACATAAAAATGTCATCCCGTTAAATCTGTCCTTTTGCTGAAAAATATTCACTTAATGAATATAAGCGTACGTCATGATGGGTGATCATCAGTATCGCTAAGTTGTCTGCTAAAAAATATTGAACTGTCAATTCCAATTGAGTGGAATTGGCACCTCTTTATGTTTGTCTTCATCCTACTTAAGCTGGTATGCGTGGTCCTTCGTTTCTATCTGCGTTTTTCGTGTGTCATCTTCGCCTTGATGCTGGGATTTTTTACGGTCACCGTGATCCAGCAAGATGAGGCCAAATTTCCGATGGGGACCCAGCAAAGCTTGACCCTGATGCTGGATCAAAGCCAGGCATTGAAAAGCGAGGTGGCTCAAAGCCTGGATGCCGTCGCGCAAGAAACTGGAATATCGCTGTATAAAGACGGAACAGGACTGAGTACCGATCAGGGTGATCGCACGCTAATCGGCTTTGGACGTGTTTCATTAGGTAAAATACCTTGGTTCTCTCCAGGGGGTAAAGGTGCCGTGGTTGGACCGCACGACATTGGCGATGCGCCGCTCGGTGGCCGCTATGTCACCAGTGAATGCGACGCATCATGTCAGGAACAACTCTCAACCTGGGCAAAAGGCCACGGAGCGGAAATCAACTGGGGGCCAATACGGAGCCTTCATCAGCACATTCAAGGTTTTTTGCTGAACACGGGTACCGGTATGGCGCTCATATCGGCAATCCTTTTGGTTATTGCGGCTTTCATCGCGCTCACCTCAGCATCTGCACGAACCAATAACCTCCTGCTGATGGGAGGGGTCTCGCTTCGACGGATCCAGGCTAGAGCAACCATCTCCCCAACCCAGACGATTCTTGCCTGGAGCGCATGTGGCGC
Coding sequences within it:
- the rplW gene encoding 50S ribosomal protein L23 encodes the protein MTTLNKDPRDILLAPVVSEKSYGLMDEGKYTFLVDPRANKTEIKVAIEKIFDVKVASVNTMNRQGKTRRTRFGMGKRKDTKRAIVTLAEGTIDIFGGSVA
- a CDS encoding ABC transporter ATP-binding protein gives rise to the protein MVVAISCRNLLKRYKTGTTALDGVTLEVEQGHIHGLVGRNGAGKTTLMKCLVNLVKPTSGDITVLGQDVRVAGSSRAVGALIESPAFYPHLSARRNLELFANYFGVPKSEVDRVLQIVGLTQRAKGKATKYSLGMKQRLGVAIAMLGNPPLLILDEPVNGLDPQAIADMRDALRLLRDQGITVLLSSHLLGEVDQLCDRVSILEAGKLIAEGTPSELRNRFNQNAPVQVNVDDVSRATDIVRPLVQSVERAGEHALIMYLGSQKSAPDVIKALVEGGIEVGGFERQDSLEAAYLAITREEA
- the rpsJ gene encoding 30S ribosomal protein S10, which encodes MAGQKIRIRLKSYDHEVIDSSARKIVDTVTRAGATVVGPVPLPTEKNVFCVIRSPHKYKDSREHFEMRTHKRLIDIVDPTPKAVDSLMRLDLPADVNIEIKL
- the rplB gene encoding 50S ribosomal protein L2, producing MGIRKYKPTTPGRRGSSVSDFVEITRSEPEKSLVRPLHKTGGRNANGRITSRHRGGGHKRAYRLIDFRRHDKDGLKAKVAHIEYDPNRTARIALLHYEDGDKRYILAPAKLRQGDWIENGPGADIKPGNNLPLRNIPLGTVIHAIELRPGGGAKIARSAGASVQLVAKDGPYAQLRMPSGEVRNVDARCRATVGEVGNAEQSNINWGKAGRMRWKGKRPHVRGVVMNPVDHPHGGGEGRTSGGRHPVSPWGKPEGRTRRPNKESDKLIVRRRRTGKKR
- the rplD gene encoding 50S ribosomal protein L4; its protein translation is MAANLTVDVLDPAGKKSGTAELPASIFDVQTNVPLIHQVVVAQLAAARQGTHKTKTRGEVRGGGKKPYKQKGTGRARQGSTRAPQFAGGGIVHGPVPRDYSQRTPKKMKAAALRGALSDRARNGRIHVITALLEGEKPSTRSVVKTLSAVSERPHRLVVIRRDDDLGALSARNLADVHVLYADQLNTYDVMLSDDVVFTSGALEDFVASATLAAPKTAVAAGEEESK
- the rpsS gene encoding 30S ribosomal protein S19 — encoded protein: MPRSLSKGPFVDDHLQKKVDAQNEKGTKNLIKTWSRRSVITPDFLGHTFAVHDGRKHVTVFVTESMVGHKLGEFAPTRTFKGHVKDDKKGRRR
- the rplV gene encoding 50S ribosomal protein L22, encoding MEAKAQVRYLRTSPMKARRVVDLIRGKQTSEALDVLRFAPQAASEPVLKLVESAIANARVKADQAGERFDERELVVAQAYVDEGPTMKRIRPRAQGRADQIKKRTSHITVVVAPAKKKETR
- a CDS encoding general stress protein: MTTPASSPLTARLYRLEYPRSLGVYSTYEEVQAVVDTLADHNFPVQNTMIVGTDLKLIERVTGRRTWGRVLLSGALSGAWLGLFVGAMFMLISRTPFYAVISVILMGLVFGAIWAAIGNASLGGKRDFTSMTATIPMQYELMVEHRYLDQARNLLHNVGSTGPAQHYAPTHPSHYPPAAQPQHTRTPHYPSATGHPPQAAHTAPTQNPNRPTYGIPAPAHDQQQTGTEPPARPRPQYGMPAPTDGSTHPNRLNESHKPAGANGVDNVNGANENTGPDTPNQQPGGPSTPRSN
- the rplP gene encoding 50S ribosomal protein L16 — encoded protein: MLIPRRTKHRKQHHPGRSGMSKGGTELAFGEYGIQALAPAYVTNRQIESARIAMTRYMKRGGKVFINIYPDRPLTKKPAEVRMGSGKGSVEWWIANVKPGRVMFEVAGVPEEVAREALRLAVHKLPMKCRILSREGDDI
- the rpmC gene encoding 50S ribosomal protein L29; its protein translation is MAATKLTATELDAMDDQKLAAELAKAKDELFKLRFQSATGQLESHARLRSVKKDIARIYTILRERELGIRQAPDAAE
- the rpsQ gene encoding 30S ribosomal protein S17; this encodes MSENQNQAPAVEAEGVERPYRKVQRGYVVSDKMDKTIVVEVEERVKHSLYGKVMRKTKKFKAHDEENTAGIGDRVLIMETRPLSATKRWRLVEILEKAK
- the rplC gene encoding 50S ribosomal protein L3, which translates into the protein MSNELTGQRARVITGVLGTKVGMTQVWDENGKLVPVTVVQAGPCVVTQVRTAETDGYDSVQIAYGQIDPRKVTKPLRGHFEKAGVTPRRHLVELRTINAADYQLGQEITAEVFEAGQKVDVVGTTKGKGTAGVMKRHGFSGVGASHGAHRNHRKPGSIGGASTPGRVFKGLRMAGRMGNVRASVQNLTVHAVDADKGLVLVKGAVPGPKGGIVLVRSAVKSPAKEA
- the rpsC gene encoding 30S ribosomal protein S3, coding for MGQKVNPNGFRLGITTEHTSRWFADSTKEGQRYRDYVKEDVAIRKLMSEGLERAGISKVEIERTRDRVRVDLHTARPGIVIGRRGAEAERLRGALEKLTGKQIQLNILEVKNPEADAQLVAQGIAEQLASRVSFRRAMRKGIQSAQRAGAKGIRVAVSGRLGGAEMSRSEFYREGRVPLHTLRANIDYGFYEARTAFGRIGVKVWIYKGDVTAKELAAQAAAQAPRSGRGPRAERPRGRRNERNAAARREQSQQAPAAASAEPAAAPAENGTEA
- the tuf gene encoding elongation factor Tu, with amino-acid sequence MAKAKFERTKPHVNIGTIGHVDHGKTTLTAAISKVLYEKYPDLNEKRDFDQIDNAPEEKQRGITINISHIEYQTEKRHYAHVDAPGHADYIKNMITGAAQMDGAILVVAATDGPMAQTREHVLLARQVGVPYLLVALNKADMVDDEEILELVEMEVRELLGSQEFDEDAPVIRVSALKALEGDPEWVKSVEDLMAAVDESIPDPVRDMDKPFLMPIEDVFTITGRGTVVTGKVERGKLPINSEVEIVGIREPQKTTVTGIEMFHKQMDEAWAGENCGLLLRGTKREDVERGQVVVKPGSITPHTNFEAQVYILSKDEGGRHNPFYSNYRPQFYFRTTDVTGVITLPEGTEMVMPGDSTEMSVELIQPIAMEEGLGFAIREGGRTVGSGRVTKVTK